A single region of the Diadema setosum chromosome 14, eeDiaSeto1, whole genome shotgun sequence genome encodes:
- the LOC140237802 gene encoding uncharacterized protein translates to MQERTKSKTTEEVQEINLGLKCQKFSYGDFNKAGTIDLWKIAKAFESGRSAALFQGLKDGIQIDSRIGLFVRFQQIDLSETFHSMVNATAVWDMPVRVSYVGKTSLCMDNAIICQSSRIELGRSVCQAVRVDRATRRPVPLPQEVATTYQKTATRSGHPQFDFPAMIPGREFTYTISTRAFPSDTDSNQHVNQSLSFKYCMDCASVAAMEGNVFSGFSTDVAYYLIKTFAVEYVGEMRVGDNIDIVCWEDQDDPCSLWFLVKVEERVVSRCKGEWYADSNRKPVKQTRPRPILWHKPASNL, encoded by the exons ATGCAGGAAAGGACAAAGAGTAAGACGACAGAGGAGGTACAGGAGATTAATTTGGGCCTTAAATGCCAGAAATTTTCCTATGGAGATTTCAACAAAGCAG GTACTATTGACCTGTGGAAAATTGCAAAGGCCTTCGAAAGTGGACGGTCTGCAGCTTTGTTTCAGGGACTGAAGGATGGCATACAAATAGATTCTAGAATAGGATTATTTGTACGATTCCAGCAGATAGACCTATCTGAAACTTTCCATTCTATGGTCAATGCGACTGCAGTTTGGGATATGCCTGTAAGGGTCAGTTATGTTGGAAAGACTTCTTTATGCATGGACAATGCCATCATCTGCCAGAGCTCTAGGATAGAACTTGGTAGGAGTGTGTGCCAGGCTGTGCGGGTGGACAGGGCCACACGCCGTCCAGTCCCACTTCCTCAGGAGGTCGCCACCACCTACCAGAAAACAGCGACCAGATCTGGGCATCCTCAGTTTGACTTTCCTGCGATGATTCCCGGGAGAGAGTTCACCTATACCATTTCAACCAGGGCTTTCCCAAGCGACACAGACAGCAATCAGCACGTCAACCAATCGCTGAGCTTCAAGTATTGTATGGACTGTGCAAGTGTAGCTGCCATGGAAGGGAACGTCTTCTCAGGTTTCAGCACAGACGTGGCCTACTACCTAATCAAGACGTTTGCAGTAGAGTACGTAGGAGAGATGAGAGTCGGGGATAACATTGACATTGTATGTTGGGAGGATCAAGATGATCCCTGCTCACTGTGGTTTTTGGTGAAGGTTGAGGAGCGAGTTGTTTCCAGGTGTAAAGGGGAATGGTATGCTGACTCAAACAGAAAACCAGTGAAACAAACAAGACCAAGGCCAATCTTGTGGCACAAACCAGCTTCAAACTTGTGA